One Cucurbita pepo subsp. pepo cultivar mu-cu-16 chromosome LG20, ASM280686v2, whole genome shotgun sequence genomic window carries:
- the LOC111783567 gene encoding uncharacterized protein LOC111783567 — translation MEERKLNFNAPLMSVRRFSKASSSLAKVNEKKSENSQLSRRSTFPVSRPQFNLEQVTEPVAVPFHWEHIPGRAKNDSGSASPEVQLPQPPERTCSTPRLSFRRAVDVKNHSTEMEACHQDGLEATSSNAIVVRLESSKASDARNLASETENDDDDDDDDDFSDARETLSLTGSFSINNCSVSGLSGYNGPMVRPSGTFRTDPQTRDFMMNRFLPAAKAMVLEPARYSLKKQLVAVEQSRQVKKVTSENRRMSPLQRLDSTLLLQYRKDEVHLVDEVDEESDSVSVDDEYDNSVNISARGCGLIPNICFKNSLGLLNPVHGMRSRAMHHLSHSQKINKHAWEAAYKQKPEAAAGSPKLPEVKEKWAGESKHFPSSTDRQMRGRSSPFRYSRAASPFRNEAPQSPCRKHSLVVPKEVEIISKSKGDTDFHDTPSIRATRHGVDMESPLIEKTLYIDIASVTETNPPFNSTHLDEEKKFDCRSGKNEIAFESRAMEESTTVEPSFLEVKCLTLVEEGRLEREAAESKSKDAIDDGSKVGYSNVGTADEEHYSKTNYQLVKVEDPKSVKVISAQPPPLPKSPSESWLWRTLPSVSSKRSNLGNKLYQKPQSPRTSASTKWETIVKSSNLRHDHVRYSEELISRVSQHSTTENLK, via the exons ATGGAGGAAAGAAAACTCAATTTTAATGCACCGCTCATGTCTGTGAGGCGATTTTCCAAGGCATCTAGTTCTTTAGCTAAagtgaatgaaaagaaatctgaGAATTCCCAACTTAGTAGACGGAGTACCTTTCCGGTTTCTAGACCACAATTCAATTTAGAGCAAGTTACAGAACCAGTTGCAGTTCCCTTTCACTGGGAGCATATTCCAGGGAGAGCTAAGAATGATAGTGGCTCCGCCTCACCTGAGGTTCAGCTGCCTCAGCCTCCTGAAAGGACTTGTTCTACTCCAAGGCTTTCCTTTCGGAGGGCTGTGGATGTTAAAAATCATAGTACGGAAATGGAAGCTTGTCATCAAGATGGGCTTGAGGCAACTTCTTCTAATGCCATTGTCGTGAGATTAGAGTCGAGCAAAGCTAGTGATGCAAGGAACTTGGCATCTGAGACTGAGAATgatgatgacgacgacgacgacgatgatTTTTCTGATGCACGTGAGACACTGTCCCTCACTGGTTCATTCTCTATTAACAACTGTAGTGTTAGTGGTCTAAGTGGATACAATGGTCCCATGGTGAGACCATCAGGAACATTCCGAACAGATCCTCAAACTCGAGATTTCATGATGAACCGCTTCTTGCCTGCAGCCAAGGCAATGGTTTTGGAGCCTGCTAGGTATTCCTTAAAGAAGCAACTTGTAGCAGTTGAACAATCTAGACAAGTTAAGAAGGTGACATCTGAGAATAGGAGGATGTCTCCACTTCAACGACTCGACTCTACCCTCTTACTTCAGTATCGAAAAGATGAAGTACATTTAGTAGATGAAGTAGATGAAGAGAGTGACTCTGTCTCTGTGGATGATGAATATGACAATTCAGTTAATATATCAGCTAGAGGTTGTGGTCTAATACCCAATATATGCTTCAAAAACTCTTTGGGCCTTCTTAATCCTGTGCACGGAATGAGAAGCAGAGCAATGCACCACCTTTCACACAGCCAAAAAATCAACAAG CATGCTTGGGAGGCTGCTTACAAACAAAAACCAGAAGCTGCTGCTGGATCACCTAAGCTGCCGGAGGTTAAAGAAAAGTGGGCTGGTGAATCAAAACATTTTCCTTCCTCGACCGACCGGCAAATGAGAGGTAGGTCTTCGCCCTTCAGGTATTCTAGGGCTGCTTCTCCTTTCCGGAATGAAGCGCCACAGTCTCCTTGTAGGAAGCATTCACTTGTAGTTCCTAAAGAAGTTGAGATTATCTCCAAATCTAAAGGTGATACTGACTTTCATGATACACCATCCATTCGAGCAACTAGACACGGGGTTGACATGGAAAGTCCCCTAATAGAGAAGACACTCTATATAGATATTGCAAGTGTTACTGAAACAAATCCTCCATTTAATTCAACCCATTTGGATGAGGAGAAGAAATTTGATTGTCGTAGTGGGAAGAATGAGATAGCATTTGAGAGCAGAGCAATGGAAGAAAGTACCACTGTGGAGCCTTCTTTCCTAGAAGTAAAATGCTTAACTCTGGTTGAAGAAGGGAGGCTGGAGCGTGAAGCTGCAGAATCTAAAAGCAAAGATGCTATTGATGATGGCTCCAAAGTGGGATATTCTAATGTGGGTACTGCTGATGAAGAACATTACTCCAAGACCAATTATCAGCTAGTCAAAGTAGAAGATCCAAAAAGTGTCAAAGTGATATCTGCTCAACCTCCACCATTACCAAAGTCTCCTTCCGAGTCTTGGCTGTGGCGTACACTGCCTTCAGTTTCCTCAAAAAGATCAAATCTTGGAAACAAGTTGTATCAAAAGCCGCAGAGCCCAAGAACATCAGCCAGTACCAAGTGGGAAACCATTGTAAAATCTTCGAATTTGCGTCACGATCACGTTCGCTACTCTGAG GAATTAATATCTCGTGTTTCTCAGCATTCAACAacagaaaatttgaagtag
- the LOC111783340 gene encoding protein DOG1-like 4, which produces MGTQVEERFSDFFESWVSELEDLVKHLLYASTGGGGGSGSGGMMEVQQEPHLRSLVSKLTAHIKLYYTVKWAHAHQDVLAFFSPSWVTPLEAAYSWVTGWKPSMAFRLILPSALSPDQLLKLEQLRVKIKAQEDRVDRDMERQQMALADHHMVQLSRLETRRRNGDPMPAVVGKVEGLVDAAIKGMLLGLERTMKAADCVRLKTMKGILEVLTPLQCVRFLASISLIQIRLRQWGQPKRLPKIPPTKQ; this is translated from the coding sequence ATGGGAACCCAAGTGGAAGAGAGATTCTCCGATTTCTTCGAGAGCTGGGTGTCGGAACTGGAAGACTTGGTAAAGCACCTCCTCTACGCCTCCacaggcggcggcggcggcagcgGCAGCGGTGGCATGATGGAAGTACAACAAGAGCCCCACCTCCGCAGCCTGGTCTCAAAGCTCACCGCCCATATCAAGCTTTACTACACCGTCAAATGGGCCCACGCCCACCAGGACGTCCTCGCtttcttttccccttcttgggtcacccccttggaggccgcCTATAGCTGGGTCACTGGATGGAAGCCCTCGATGGCCTTCCGCCTCATCCTCCCCTCCGCACTCTCCCCGGATCAGCTCCTTAAGCTGGAGCAGCTCCGCGTGAAGATCAAAGCCCAGGAGGACAGGGTGGACAGAGACATGGAGAGGCAGCAGATGGCGCTTGCGGATCACCACATGGTTCAGCTCTCTAGGCTGGAGACCCGACGCAGGAATGGGGATCCGATGCCAGCAGTGGTGGGGAAGGTGGAGGGCTTAGTCGATGCGGCCATCAAGGGCATGCTGCTTGGCCTCGAAAGGACCATGAAGGCTGCAGACTGCGTAAGGCTGAAGACCATGAAGGGCATTTTGGAGGTGCTTACGCCATTGCAATGCGTTCGTTTCTTGGCCTCCATTTCTCTCATCCAGATTCGCCTCAGGCAATGGGGGCAACCCAAACGTCTCCCAAAAATACCACCAACAAAACAATAa
- the LOC111783526 gene encoding protein DOG1-like 1, which yields MAMDTSSGTTHQERSRCCFQEWMQLQRQDLTLLQSLHKKPNHNDHEEIKTLICSCIAHFEDYISTRSRLAQEDPSTFFAPTWCTSLENSLLWIAGCRPTIFIRLVYALSGCEVEARLRKWMEGMRNNNDDHNNNFNSISSGSDSVGELSPTQMKRVDELHMRTLRAEEKLTSEMASLQEELADQPIAVIANEMEGTGEMNEEAEMALKEHETAMRGIMEKADELRLNTLKELALEILKPPQALQFLAASKKLHLCLHQWGKWRDEKHGRRSYCD from the coding sequence ATGGCAATGGATACCAGTAGTGGTACCACACACCAAGAACGTTCCCGGTGCTGTTTCCAGGAATGGATGCAACTTCAGCGCCAAGACCTGACCCTCCTCCAATCGCTTCACAAAAAACCAAATCACAACGACCACGAAGAAATCAAAACCCTCATCTGCAGTTGCATCGCTCATTTCGAGGATTACATCTCCACTCGCAGCCGCTTGGCTCAGGAAGACCCATCCACCTTCTTCGCGCCCACATGGTGCACGTCCTTGGAGAATTCCCTGTTGTGGATCGCAGGGTGTCGCCCCACCATTTTCATACGCCTGGTGTACGCGCTGAGTGGGTGCGAGGTGGAGGCGCGCCTACGGAAGTGGATGGAAGGCATGAggaataataatgatgatcacaataataattttaatagcATTAGCAGTGGTAGTGATAGTGTGGGGGAGCTGTCCCCGACCCAGATGAAGCGGGTGGATGAGCTGCACATGAGGACCCTAAGAGCAGAGGAGAAACTGACGAGCGAGATGGCGAGCTTACAGGAAGAGTTAGCGGACCAGCCGATTGCGGTGATCGCGAATGAGATGGAGGGGACTGGGGAGATGAACGAGGAGGCGGAGATGGCTCTGAAGGAGCATGAGACGGCAATGAGAGGGATTATGGAGAAGGCAGATGAGTTGAGGCTCAACACTCTTAAGGAGTTAGCTTTGGAGATTCTGAAGCCACCACAGGCCCTCCAGTTTCTGGCTGCCAGCAAGAAGCTTCATCTCTGCCTACATCAATGGGGCAAATGGAGAGATGAGAAGCATGGAAGAAGATCATATTGTGACTAA
- the LOC111782929 gene encoding CBL-interacting protein kinase 5-like: MEKKSSILMQRYELGRMLGQGTFAKVYHARNLKSGQSVAIKVINKEKVMRVGLIDQIKREISVMRLVRHPNVVQLYEVMASRTKIYFAMEYVKGGELFDKVAEGKLKEDAARKYFQQLIGAVDYCHSRGVYHRDIKPENLLLDEFGNLKISDFGLSALAESRRQDGLLHTTCGTPAYVAPEVINKKGYDGAKADIWSSGVVLFVLLAGYLPFHDPNLMEMYRKISRGEFKCPHWFPPEVRKLLSRILDPNPQTRIKMAKLMENSWFKKGFSANVATPKPLQINRNMSGVSDVQIDFDDSSSEEGSVSTSNESGTPPAGRTPRRNHSFNAFDIISLSPGFDLSGLFESDVNERPQSRFTTTKPESAIVSKFEEIAEMERFKVMKKDGLVKLQGSKQGRKGQLAIDAEIFEVTPSFFVVEVTKTAGDTLEYRKFYDKDMRPCLKDIVWTWEGNEQPTT, encoded by the exons atggagaagaagagtTCCATTTTAATGCAAAGGTACGAGCTTGGGAGGATGCTTGGGCAGGGCACTTTTGCCAAAGTCTACCATGCTCGTAACCTTAAGTCAGGCCAGAGCGTGGCCATCAAGGTCATTAATAAAGAGAAAGTGATGCGTGTTGGGTTGATCGACCAAATCAAGAGGGAAATCTCTGTGATGCGCCTTGTCCGCCATCCCAATGTAGTGCAGCTTTACGAGGTCATGGCTAGCCGGACCAAGATCTATTTTGCCATGGAGTATGTCAAAGGTGGGGAGCTTTTTGATAAGGTGGCTGAAGGCAAGCTCAAGGAAGACGCTGCTCGTAAGTACTTTCAGCAGCTCATTGGCGCTGTTGATTATTGCCATAGCCGTGGCGTCTACCATAGAGATATCAAGCCTGAAAATCTCCTCCTTGATGAGTTTGGGAATCTCAAGATTTCTGATTTTGGGTTGAGTGCTTTGGCTGAGTCTAGGCGGCAAGATGGGCTTCTTCATACCACTTGCGGCACTCCTGCCTATGTCGCCCCTGAAGTCATCAACAAGAAag GTTATGATGGAGCTAAAGCTGACATTTGGTCATCTGGGGTTGTCCTGTTTGTTCTTCTGGCGGGTTATCTCCCTTTCCACGACCCAAATCTAATGGAAATGTACAGAAAAATCTCGAGAGGAGAATTCAAATGCCCTCACTGGTTTCCCCCAGAAGTTCGCAAGCTGCTCTCAAGAATCCTAGACCCAAATCCACAAACCAGAATAAAAATGGCCAAACTAATGGAAAATTCATGGTTCAAAAAGGGTTTCAGCGCAAATGTAGCAACTCCAAAGCCGCTTCAAATTAATCGAAACATGTCGGGTGTGAGCGACGTCCAGATCGATTTCGACGACAGCAGCTCGGAGGAAGGCTCTGTTAGTACAAGCAACGAGAGTGGAACACCACCAGCAGGCAGAACCCCAAGGAGAAACCATTCCTTCAATGCATTCGACATCATATCTCTGTCGCCAGGTTTTGATCTGTCGGGTCTGTTCGAGAGCGACGTGAATGAGAGGCCGCAGTCACGTTTCACGACAACGAAGCCAGAGTCGGCGATCGTGTCGAAGTTTGAAGAGATAGCAGAAATGGAAAGGTTCAAGGTGATGAAGAAAGATGGGTTAGTGAAACTGCAGGGGAGCAAACAGGGGAGGAAAGGACAATTGGCTATAGACGCAGAGATATTTGAAGTGACGCCTTCGTTTTTTGTGGTGGAGGTGACAAAAACAGCAGGGGACACATTGGAATACAGGAAATTTTACGACAAAGACATGAGGCCTTGCCTTAAGGACATTGTGTGGACTTGGGAAGGAAATGAACAACCAACCACATAA